Proteins encoded together in one Penicillium digitatum chromosome 1, complete sequence window:
- a CDS encoding uncharacterized protein (putative transposable element), which translates to MADTETDNEGDTNPHPLDAPTHWNPQIPSFNNPIQFTQDDSDSEDEDNTPPHQGHGLPAIAMTKIQKVRTLEHNDTDPSGWKQALAYQLIPYALEWLLDSNIPRPHKSHTSFGRWKYWSRLVASWMYNQIDVTLQNKLRNLSKMPKYADQLYDELMSMTQGSDRMQTALIEMRKFDKMKRSDYNSASEYIEEYQRQYHVLARFKAAPHPSHSLSQVLQNIELEVMKVQFIREEVASLEPKKLTLDKVEEYWRALQAAADMEGVANATYNNNAGRGRGNGRGGRGGNRGGRGGHNNNGHNDDNTQSNKDTNAVEDDTATAKKKKKKGLRKQPADGKDIHEYAKEMRNGTQKDDNNMCSFCGFGPHTAKRCAYLSANPQVSWEPSGNLWAYSKAIQRAQRQDGQNNMVVAAANSVDRRNDWLLDTGSDKTLTHDIEDFHTYQLDHPDTAYAYKDYSGNRVVTLGHGQIIVRTALPGRNGKTHSFMTTGYYTQGGHGKLLGMQKLLEKQDISYDTRTKYLTNGEGDIVGYADTSAGVPYLVSPKDDDDPNEDKSDIDSDSDDEEIGFVNKVTAYEIHRRLGNAGKARIASTLQHAEQLGDDEQYGSEHFDCDACFQGKSKLKISRQPQARVQDVAWKFHVDTQPMKPTGPNGENYWLPVVDDASRLIQGIMLKNKSDAYYKLTAFCEKIKLLTGRYPGIWRMDGGTEFKEFIKWGEKHGMTFEITPPYTAEPNGTVERFGGHINDIQRTMIIDAKMTEEMWPYATDTAIYIYNRLINPKTKISPLTHWRQELEIPNAEPSLKHLKPWGTTAYVHIPKPKRIQARKAAPRAWKGKLVGYEGDGGHVYKVWDPATRKLVVSRDVGFPQPGDDVDGWNLQRLRP; encoded by the coding sequence atggccgacaccgagacggacaacgagggggacaccaaccctcacccgcttgatgcaccaacccattggaacccccagatcccgtcctttaacaatccgatccaattcacacaggatgacagtgatagtgaagatgaggacaacacaccgccccatcagggacatggtcttccagcgattgcaatgaccaaaatccagaaagttcggacactggaacacaatgacactgatccaagtggttggaaacaggcactggcttaccagctgatcccatatgcattggaatggttgttagacagcaacattcccagacctcacaagtcgcatacttcattcggaagatggaagtactggtctcgcttggttgctagctggatgtacaaccagatcgacgtcaccctacagaacaaactacgcaacctgtccaagatgcctaaatacgccgatcaactgtatgacgaactcatgtcaatgacacaaggaagtgatcggatgcagacagcgttgatcgagatgcggaagtttgacaagatgaaacgatcggactacaactcggcaagcgagtacattgaggaataccagcgacagtaccacgtgctagctagattcaaagcagcaccacacccatcacacagcttatcacaagttcttcaaaacattgaactggaagtcatgaaagtacagttcattagggaggaagttgcaagtctagagcctaagaaactcaccctcgacaaggtggaggagtactggagagcacttcaagcagcagctgacatggaaggtgtcgctaatgctacttacaacaacaatgccggccgaggccgaggcaatggaagaggtggtcgtggaggaaaccgaggtggccgaggtggtcacaacaacaacggtcacaatgacgacaacacccaatccaacaaagataccaatgctgtcgaggatgatacagctactgctaaaaagaagaagaagaagggtcttcgcaagcagcctgccgatggcaaagacattcatgaatacgcaaaggagatgcgtaatggcacacaaaaggatgacaacaacatgtgctcattctgtggctttggaccacacactgcgaagagatgtgcctatctcagtGCGAACCCTCAagtttcgtgggaaccgtccggcaacctctgggcctattcaaaggcaatccagagagctcaacgtcaagatggacagaacaatatggttgttgcagctgccaattctgttgataggaggaacgattggttgcttgacactggatctgacaagacattgacgcatgacatcgaagactttcacacataccaactggatcatcctgacactgcctatgcgtacaaagactactctggcaatagagttgtcacgctaggtcatggtcaaatcattgtgagaactgctctgccagggagaaatggtaagacgcactcgtttatgacaactggttactatactcaaggaggacacggcaagctattaggcatgcaaaagcttcttgaaaagcaagacatctcttatgacacacgtactaagtatctcacaaatggtgagggtgacattgtggggtatgcAGATACATCAGctggtgtcccgtaccttgtcagtccaaaagacgacgatgaccccaatgaggacaaatctgacatagattccgattctgatgatgaagaaattggattcgtgaacaaagtgactgcgtacgagatccaccgacgtctcggaaatgctggaaaagcacgaattgcctccacattacaacatgctgaacagctaggtgatgatgaacaatacggctcggagcatttcgactgtgatgcctgtttccaaggtaaatcaaagctcaaaatttctcgtcaaccacaggcaagggtgcaggatgtggcatggaaattccacgtagatacacaaccaatgaagcctaccggaccaaatggagagaactactggttgccagtcgtcgacgatgcatctcgactgatccagggaatcatgttgaagaacaaaagtgatgcctactataagcttactgcgttctgtgagaagatcaaattgctcactggcagatacccaggcatctggcgaatggatggtggcacagagttcaaagagttcatcaaatggggtgagaagcatggtatgactttcgagatcacaccaccatacactgctgaaccaaatggcaccgtggagcgcttcggtggacatatcaacgacatccagagaacgatgattattgatgcaaagatgacggaagagatgtggccgtatgcgacagacacagccatctacatctacaacagactgatcaatccgaaaaccaagatctcgccgctaacacattggcgtcaagagctcgagattccaaacgcagagccttctttgaagcaccttaaaccatggggaacaactgcatacgttcatattccgaagcctaagaggattcaggctaggaaagcagcacccagagcatggaaaggaaagctcgttggttatgagggggacggtggtcatgtttacaaagtatgggatccagctactaggaaactagtggtatctcgtgatgttggctttccacaacccggagatgacgtGGACGGATGGAACCTGCAAAGATTGCGTCCATAA